Proteins from one Methanothrix sp. genomic window:
- a CDS encoding PQQ-binding-like beta-propeller repeat protein has translation MRLNDSTRLSFSQENPGRIRASVACNNGWIYTTSEASADEGYAWKIAFDNETGRFKDHGWSVPVGFSTSTPAIFGGRVYLGVGEHGHPGALVCINDSNGEVIWRYPVEAGVKASPVVSTAYDKPRILFTTAQTDGSVYCIEDVGNNGELLWRFNPPDNGYILGGVAVYKGRLYFGTEGDQHHGKLYCLGDDEWPQFHYDAQHRGLTGSRAPRDNTTAWISEDIGAQPGSSVSVAMGRVFVNCVDRLVCLDQGSGRVLWEYPFKSAGDYAFGFTPVYHNGKVFFTSDRTYCLNASDGKEIWSHTPPTGRFAIDGSPAIAEGKVIVSDWDGHHYYCLDEYTGREIWNVTVEGNAQSTPAIDSNRVVFGSWEWGLGGRIYCVHLNNGTEIWNLSTENSPCGSAMLNDEVVYIATYNFDGDGDLLALSLENGSVLWSAQISPTDSTPAFADNRVYVCGGCEGFSKLHTYCFDAQTGELVWRTASEMGIGDWRCSPACADGLVFVGRADFMDYDGIFALDATTGEVVWSYPAGGSSPAVACGMVFTIGDGRVYAFGDSRSCQKEGTCL, from the coding sequence TTGAGGCTCAATGACAGCACAAGACTCAGTTTCTCTCAGGAAAATCCGGGCCGGATCAGAGCGTCAGTAGCATGCAATAACGGATGGATCTACACGACCTCCGAAGCCTCAGCCGATGAGGGTTATGCATGGAAAATAGCATTTGACAATGAGACAGGAAGGTTCAAAGACCACGGCTGGAGCGTGCCTGTTGGATTCAGCACATCGACTCCAGCGATCTTTGGAGGCAGAGTATATCTCGGGGTGGGAGAGCACGGACATCCCGGGGCCCTGGTGTGCATCAATGATAGCAACGGTGAGGTGATATGGAGATATCCTGTGGAGGCAGGTGTTAAAGCATCTCCAGTGGTCTCGACGGCTTACGATAAACCGCGTATCCTCTTCACCACAGCACAGACAGATGGTTCTGTTTATTGCATTGAGGATGTGGGGAACAATGGAGAGCTCCTCTGGAGGTTCAACCCACCGGATAATGGCTACATCCTGGGAGGCGTGGCCGTATATAAAGGTCGGCTGTACTTCGGAACTGAGGGAGATCAGCATCATGGGAAGCTTTACTGTCTGGGAGATGATGAATGGCCGCAGTTCCATTATGATGCGCAGCATAGAGGGCTCACAGGATCCCGGGCTCCCAGAGACAACACCACTGCATGGATAAGTGAAGATATCGGGGCTCAACCAGGCTCTTCTGTCTCGGTGGCCATGGGGAGGGTTTTCGTAAACTGTGTTGACAGGCTGGTCTGCCTTGATCAGGGATCTGGCAGGGTGCTCTGGGAGTATCCGTTCAAGTCAGCAGGGGATTACGCGTTCGGTTTCACTCCGGTGTATCATAATGGAAAGGTCTTCTTCACATCAGACAGGACATACTGCCTTAATGCTTCAGATGGAAAGGAGATCTGGAGCCATACACCACCAACAGGCAGGTTCGCCATCGATGGCAGCCCGGCAATTGCTGAGGGAAAGGTCATAGTGAGCGACTGGGATGGACATCACTACTACTGTCTTGATGAGTATACGGGCAGAGAGATCTGGAACGTTACAGTTGAAGGGAATGCACAATCAACCCCTGCGATCGATTCAAATAGAGTGGTGTTTGGCAGCTGGGAGTGGGGGCTTGGCGGGAGGATCTACTGTGTCCATCTGAATAACGGCACAGAGATCTGGAATCTTAGCACAGAGAACTCCCCATGTGGCTCAGCTATGCTAAATGATGAGGTGGTTTACATTGCGACCTACAACTTCGACGGTGATGGTGATCTTCTCGCTTTATCTCTGGAGAATGGATCCGTACTCTGGAGTGCGCAGATAAGTCCAACAGATTCAACCCCTGCATTTGCCGATAATAGGGTATACGTCTGTGGTGGCTGTGAGGGCTTCAGCAAGCTGCACACATACTGCTTCGATGCACAAACTGGCGAGCTGGTATGGAGAACAGCTTCGGAGATGGGGATCGGCGACTGGAGGTGCTCTCCTGCATGTGCTGACGGCCTTGTTTTTGTTGGCAGGGCTGATTTCATGGATTACGATGGCATATTTGCCCTGGATGCCACAACAGGAGAGGTCGTCTGGAGCTACCCGGCAGGCGGATCCTCGCCTGCAGTCGCTTGCGGCATGGTCTTCACCATCGGAGATGGGAGGGTATACGCATTTGGTGATTCTCGAAGCTGCCAGAAGGAGGGAACTTGTTTATGA